From Centroberyx gerrardi isolate f3 chromosome 15, fCenGer3.hap1.cur.20231027, whole genome shotgun sequence:
ACCTAATTCATGGCAGTTAGAATGACATGAGACCAATTTTGCAATTTAAGAATAGTGAAAATTAAGAATATAGGTTTTAGTTTAGATAATACAGGCCTAATTTCAGACTTTCAGGACCTGTAGACACCCTGTTTCAAGTGTTAATGAGAACTACACTTGCTCATACGCATTACAACATAACTTTGTCATCCTCAGTGTGACAATAACATGACATGATACATGTTCATGTCTGAGGATTATACTGATCAGTGTGCGGTGTAATGCTTGTTTCAGGATGCTGAGTCATGGCGTTGGAAAGTGGAGCATATCATCTTCAAGGCTTTCCGAAGCCTCTTCAGCCCCCCAAAGCACTTCAGCGAGGACGGCAGTGTGCTCCAGATCGCCAACTTACCTGATCTCTATAAAGTGTTTGAGAGGTGCTGAATCTTTTGATAGTTTGACTGAAAATCACATACATGCTGCTCTAACTTTTATACTTTGTAATATCACTGTtgtaaataaatattatatGAAAAATTGCTTCAATTGTTTGACTTCATGAGTGAAAAACGGACAGAAATGGATTTCACTGTCCTTAACCATTATGCAAGTATTAGGGTTTAGGAAAATTGTGTTGCATCTAACAGTCAGAGTCCCATGCCTTTGTTGATGAGTCAGAAGTTTACAATGCTACATCTGGAGTTAAAACAGGGTTAGTATCAAATGTTCCACAATGGTTGTGCTATTTTTAGTTGCAATAGAAACTAGGATCCCTGCACATTTTTGCAAATCACATTCCATTTCTCCTGTCTGATGTAAAGTGACAATTCCATGACCAATAAAAGGGTCTCTGTCAGAGCGGATCCTTTTCCCGAACAGCCCATTTGAATGTGCAGAGTCTTCACATGGCTTTCTTAAACTAAGACCTGGGACATGCAGCCAGGAAAAGTGGAATTGGGTCAGGAGTCCCTTAACGACACCTAAATGTGCCAGCAGGCTAGCTTGACTTTTATTACACTTACATTTCCCGTCTCACCCTGAGACATGTATGCAGTATGAGGGATCAGAGCCAAGTGTCGAGGAAATAAACATTTCcattaatttaacattttgtaACAAGCCTGGAAAAATATTCCATGACTATTCCAGATTTTCCATGACTGGAGGATCCCTGTGTAACTGGTGTAGTTCCATAGTTTATACTACAGCACAAGTCCTGACTAGTCTCTTTATTCTGGTCACAAAATCACTGTAGTCTTGAGACTAGAAAGTGGTGAAGATGGAGAAGCAAACCCAGGGTGAGGAAGAAGTGACATGCTTCTGCTTTCCTCCAGTGTTCAAAGAGTCTTCCAGAAACAAGAACCGAGATTAAATATTCTGAAATTGGATGATACATTTGTAAAACAGAGGTTAGACTTGCTGACTAGACTACTAATAAACAATACGTCACATTGTCAAAgtactgttttgaaaaaaaaagaaagaaaatggcgTCATGCAATGACCAAGCAAAGATTCACATTGTATGTACAGTTCTGtaatttacacatttattttcaagaaatcttttaaatattatttgaaaaacaattcAATGAAACCTCAGCAGACACAATCGGTTCtatatattttcaaataatGACTGCACCTTTTTAAATACATTATTCTGTACCTGTTAAAATGATCATTGAATGGTGCAGACCCTCAGTCTCCAGGCGTGAAAAGGCACTTCACTGTGTGAGGGGATCTGGGAAGGTGCGGGGCCGGAGCAGCCGTGAGGGTTCAACAGTTTAAAAGAGTCATTATACTCATTCATGCAACttatcaaaaaaaaacaaaaaaacaaagtacagcCAAGCACCCAGccagagagaaataaaatctCGTGAATAACATGATGTAGTACAAAGCTTTGAAAAATTAAGTAGTGAGTAGAGAAATTTCCTCAGATGTATCTCCCAGCAACTCTATGGTTTTTATTAGTTAAGTTTCTGAGTCATTCCTCCAAAGACACTGGCTTACCAGACAAAACCAATGCTTACGGTTTATAAAAAACACAGTTCCGTTTTTTGCCTGCGCtacaagtgtttgttttttttaagtgtttttggtTAGCTACACATCTTATAGTGttacagctgaaaaaaaaaatggaaatgtgctCCAGACGCAATATGGCAGTCAAAGGTCTTGAGGTGCGAGTTTAAGGGCTTCTGTGGTGATGCTGTCTCGCCTCACTGCTGGGACAGAAGGGCGTTCCGGTTGGCCTTCATCTTTTCAAGGCGCTTTACTAGGTGGTTGTTggtcatctccatctcctcgaTCTTATCCAGGGATGTACGCAGCTGtggggaaagaaaaggagaagttATACTCAGTCTGCTGGCGCTTCAAACTGTAAGAAGCGAGTTAGTTGAAGAGCGTGCACGTTAAGTCTTTGTCCCTTTACCTCTCTCTGAAGTTTCCGTTTTTCCGCCTTTAGTTCATCTTCTACTTTCTCTGAGTTGTCTGCTGCTGCCTTGTACCTGGACACTTGCCCTTCAAGTCTGTTAATCTGGACACGGATATACAAGTAGTAGTAAGTGGCGACATACAACAAGTCACACAAAGAAACTGATTTTTCAGATCTATGCGTATCCTGTTTCTATCATTTCATGTATACAAACAGTTGAGGCAAGGTGTTGATAAGGAAATTTCTCAGTACTTACATTTTGTTCCATTGTACCCATTTCCTGCTCTGCCTTAGAAAGCTTGAATTTGTATTCACTCATCTGTCTGTTGGCATCTCCtatagagagaaacagagaccagtgagtttgaaaataaaaagatgtttaaaaaaaatgtattattctcAAATTTTGTGATCATTGCTTGTTAGTTGCATGTGAAGCAATCTGCAGGTAAATGTATATAAGGTGAGGGTGGGGACCAGACTCACTCTGCATCTCAATGAAGTGTAGGTCTGTACCgttctccatcctctccccgTCTGTGTACGCACTGTCTATCTTtgaatgtttctgtctctcctcctccagctgcatcTTCAGCTTCCTGATCTGAGCCAGCAGCTCATCCTTCTCCTCCGCCAGCTTCCGTAGCCTGACATCTACAAGACAGAGGGACACGGTACATTCAAACAAtgaacacacaacaacagctgTATTAAGCAGACAAAACAAGTAGTCAATAGCTGGATTTACATGCAGCCTAATATTCCATTAATAATCACTATAATACcccaaaaaatgcaaaaaaggctCATGTAACCCCCTCAAACAGAATAGACTAGCCCATTCCAAATGAAATTTTATTCAGATGAAAATCTGTTCAATGGGACAATATTTGTTAATGCTTAAACCAACTACTTTCTTTGATTagaatacataatacataatattCTTTCAGCGCATGTTCATCCACTTCCAGTGAGTTTCTATACTTTACTGACATGCATTGAATAATCCTGTGTAATGGTTGCAGGGGGAGTATATTCTGCTGAGACTGCTGCTTAATAAGAACAGCAGAAACTCAAATATTGTGTGCAGCACATGATGAATCTTGGTATGCTAGAACACAGGATTATTCAACTACACGTCaaaaaacttttattctgattacatgcTTTGGTGCATGTAATCACACCCTTTATCAGATCACTTTAATGAGCATCCATGTAAACAGTTCATTTGGAAGGAATTCGTTTGGATAGAGTAAATATTTGGCATGTAACCGTTGCCAATGCGTCGGTTGCCTCTGTGCAGAAACAGTGTCTTGCGACTCACCCAGCGGACCTTCTCCTGCAGACTCCAGCACCTGGGCGGCCTCCTGGGAGACCACAGTGATCCCTGAGGACAGAGGTTCATGGTTGACATCCCCGTTTGGCGTGCCATCTGGGATGATGACCAGGCCATGTTTCTGTGGGGAGACGATACAGATTACTGAGGAGTGGCTCCAGGCAAGTTGTTGGCAAAAACTGGACAGTATAAAGCCTAAATCCACCAGTAAACTGACCTGCAGTCATGGTTTTTAAATACAGATCAACATGAGACCATATTATGGTACGCAGAACCAGCAAGTAGTCAAAATGTTGGCATAGGGAATACAACAGaacaaaatggaaagaaaaacaaaaagccaaAACTACAAGGTACAGCGTGTAACAGCAGTGACGGCATTGCTGGCTtccaaccaaaaaaaacaggGTAGTTCTTTGGCCAGCGACTCGATCCTCTAACCTACTTTCTCTTTTCAGTGAGGACTTGTGTGCCCAGTCTGTGGGTGACCTACCTCTCCTGCTTTGGACTTCCCCTTGATGTCAGCGAGCTCATCTCTGAGCTCATCTCTCTCATTCCTAATGCAATCAAAGtactctttctgcctctctagGGCCTGGCCACACAGAcgagagagaagacaagagaggaagaggaagagggagagacaagaggCAAAGGAGAAGTTGGATAGACTGGCTGGATAGACATGCAACACCACATGCGACAAGACATCTTCCATGCACAAATTTACATTGTGTGCATTAAGACAACAacagacatacaaacataaagaaaatacaggcagacagggaCATTGGACACTGCTACATGCTAGCAGACaataaccacagaaaacacAACTTTGTTATAGGGAAAAGCTAAAAGGATGAGTAGAACACAGGAACTGTTGATGTAGAGTTTGGAAGGGGGCAGATGATTTTGGGgaattttacattgtgtgccagtAAAATATGATGCTTTCATCACTAAGGGTCCAACTGTTTGACACACTAACAGATCAGGTGAAAAGTGCATGCCATGCTAGAATATGTGGATTATTCATTTATGCTAAATGAGGACAACATATTAATTCTAAAGTTCTCCTATAGTTTCCATACCAAAGCCTAAACACATTCTTAACTTTTCTTTCACAGGCCATCCACTGACAAGCCTTAGCAAGCCTTACAGTGCCCACACACTTAAACTATTAGCTGTGACTACAGCATCCAAACTGAAAACCATGTTAGTGGTCCAGTAATAGTCAATGGACATGCAAAGCTCCAAACTGTGAATTAGGATGGGTCCAGCTACAGGCTTTTGTCAAAGGGTCTCCATCATGCAGCTACAACATGAGAGGCAACAGAGTTTCTCTTTTCCACTGGGTCTGAttgattaaaatgtaaattaattggCTGCAGTATGTCTGTCTATTGCCTCTCATATTCTGCCAGAGCACCCCTCTGAGACCTCCTACCCCAATCTTTTTGTCCTTCCAGTTTATCGTTTCCTGCAGGTCAAACACCTCTCTGGTGAGGGTATCTAACTTAGTCTGCATTCGCTGGCTCTCCTGGAGTTGTGTTGAGCAGTGAAAAGAGGACACAGTACAGGATAAGaacaagaggaaaaacagaatgaaacaaagacaaaagaaatgaaaatacaCAACTGCAAGATGGAAAGGCGGTGACAGTAAATACAGTCATTATACAAGTGAAAGACGGTGAAAAGAGACTAATTTGAAGAGAAAATGTTGCGAATGGCTGAAATTGGAGAGACAGAATAAAAGTGTTGAGAAGCAGAAAAGACAATGAAACAGAGAGCCAAATGTCAGGGGAGACAGAGTTGAGGACCAGACTGTGAGAGGAGCTGGGGGCCGGCCGGTGCCAATCAATCCTTATCAGGTTACTGAAGAACGGAGCCTCCTCTGCAGCCTGCACAGAGGCACTAACACCTTTCAAGGTGTTGACAGGATAGAGGCGTGATGCGGTCATGCCGCCAGAAACAACTTGTTTTGCTAATGCAGGGGCAGCCATACCTCTATAAGCTCATCTCTCTGGCGAATTCCCTCTTTTAACTCTTCTTGTTTGTGCTGCAGGACTGTACACGTGTGCTTTTGTCTTTCTAGTTCCTGAAACCAAAGAGACAGAACCTGTGAGACACAACCACTCCACGcaaacattttgaacatttaCCTATAATTCTGACAAGTGATTAAACATGATCATAGGCTTCAGAATGCCAGTCGGCGTAACCGTTATCCTTATCGATTCATATTTCACCTTTGACTTGTCTTCCAcctccctcttcatctctgccatttgctcctccatctcctctatGACGTCCTTGAGTGTGTCCACCTGGTAGATGAGGTTGGCTTTGTCGTTGTCCAGCTGTGCGTTCGATACCATGGCTTTCTTAtacttctcctccacctctgcaaGCGACTcctgacggggggggggggggggtgcatgtAAGTCAACAGAGTGGACTGATTTTAAGGCACAGCTCACCTGCCTACATGCATCAGGTGGGCTGTCTGATACTAAAAAGTTTTTGTAACACACTAAACACAAGGGAGCCTTATAGCAAAACTAAATGTGGAGAATACGGCACATATTTAGGCCTTTTCTTTTATGTTGAACTTTAAGGTCAGGAAGATGGGGAGGGAGCGGAGGGGCATAAACAAATCCCTagaatgattgtttttttccaatttgtTCATCTCAAACAGGCCATGTTAGACTAATCTGTGATGTACAAGTGACGAAACTAACCGCATAACAATGCATTGAATCACTTTGAGGTGTGAAACAAGGCATTGGTGGAAAAAAGGGATCTGAAAGAGAGAACTACTAATGAAACCAGGAAACGAAAAGATGATGAAGCAAGAATTCTCACTAAGGTGTTCCAGCTGTATCAAAATCTACCAAGGACAAGCCAAGAGTCAGGTTTGTTAGTAAACTACTTTTGTcaacaaaacatacagtgtACTTCCTAAAAGAACAGTGAGCTATTTAGGGTGACTTCAGAGGTCAAACCAGAAGGCTATCCAACACTGTGGCAATGAAAGTCTGGTTGGAAGAAGAGcctcaaaattcaaaccatGACAGCTATCTGCCAGCAGGTGGAGTGTGACAACTCTTCTTCATTCTTACAACTGAGAGAACTAGTAGGATTTTGGGAGTGCGTTCATTCCAGGCCACAACCAGTGAGTTGGATCGGAAAAAAGGGGAAGTGAGGGAAGATCATGCAAAAGGAGGATCATTACGCCATTCAGACTGGGAGCCCATACAGAAGTGGCTGTGGTGttaggagttacaggaggggtgcagaggggtgggggtggggaggcaGGGGGGGGGTTAGTGACGCCATACGGCTCCCAGAGGACATGAGAAGGCATGCTGTGAGCTCAAGCCCCACTACCTTCAGCTCTTTAAGCCCCTGCATGTATCGCCCCTCTACATCCTGAATCTGGTCCTTTAGTTCATAGATATCCTGTAGAGCAGATGAAAGGAATGGTCGGGGTGAATTGGGGCAtcagaggggtgggggggattaTCAAGGAGAGATAACAGAGCACCCGTGCTGGCATCTCAAAGACAGTCCAGCTGGCATACACATGACCAGCACACCCAGACATAAGGAATAGCTTCACAGGACACATGTCACATCCAGTCCTCCCGTGCATATATGAAGAAAAACTGTTAAACCAGACATTTAGAATAGGAGGGAGGTCACAACAGAGACAAAGCTGTGGGTGGTTCAAAGGCAGAAGACACAGATGTTTACATAAATGGCTCATACATACAACATAGTTTATATGGATTTCAGCATGATGATGATAACCAACAACTATTgctgaaacaaataaaattatACTTCA
This genomic window contains:
- the lrrfip2 gene encoding leucine-rich repeat flightless-interacting protein 2 isoform X4, translated to MGTPGSGRKRAPLKDRFSAEDEALSSIAREAEARLAAKRAARAEARDIRMRELERQQKELDEKCDKQYSDYSRPSSRCATPGLSAATLASLGGTSSRRGSADTGSVIDPDTSLSELRESLAEVEEKYKKAMVSNAQLDNDKANLIYQVDTLKDVIEEMEEQMAEMKREVEDKSKELERQKHTCTVLQHKQEELKEGIRQRDELIEKHGLVIIPDGTPNGDVNHEPLSSGITVVSQEAAQVLESAGEGPLDVRLRKLAEEKDELLAQIRKLKMQLEEERQKHSKIDSAYTDGERMENGTDLHFIEMQRDANRQMSEYKFKLSKAEQEMGTMEQNINRLEGQVSRYKAAADNSEKVEDELKAEKRKLQRELRTSLDKIEEMEMTNNHLVKRLEKMKANRNALLSQQ
- the lrrfip2 gene encoding leucine-rich repeat flightless-interacting protein 2 isoform X3, which gives rise to MGTPGSGRKRAPLKDRFSAEDEALSSIAREAEARLAAKRAARAEARDIRMRELERQQKELDEKCDKQYSDYSRPSSRCATPGLSAATLASLGGTSSRRGSADTGSVIDPDTSLSELRDIYELKDQIQDVEGRYMQGLKELKESLAEVEEKYKKAMVSNAQLDNDKANLIYQVDTLKDVIEEMEEQMAEMKREVEDKSKELERQKHTCTVLQHKQEELKEGIRQRDELIEKHGLVIIPDGTPNGDVNHEPLSSGITVVSQEAAQVLESAGEGPLDVRLRKLAEEKDELLAQIRKLKMQLEEERQKHSKIDSAYTDGERMENGTDLHFIEMQRDANRQMSEYKFKLSKAEQEMGTMEQNINRLEGQVSRYKAAADNSEKVEDELKAEKRKLQRELRTSLDKIEEMEMTNNHLVKRLEKMKANRNALLSQQ
- the lrrfip2 gene encoding leucine-rich repeat flightless-interacting protein 2 isoform X5, with amino-acid sequence MGTPGSGRKRAPLKDRFSAEDEALSSIAREAEARLAAKRAARAEARDIRMRELERQQKEHSYRSSSSGSRKWGQIHQWMADTEKARTSSSSRSSSRHHRGLDDDVTSVRSYRSTTSSVRDLGSQKSRSSSRRKDLMSDGLSTTSSLKSSRSTSSVYNDLHGHKKTSSSSSRKDLLTGLYHDQRNYTSLTKTKPPPPASTSSYQPRATTSSSSTPGTGLSRSYSMASIHDDTGLYGSGYSSRAPSEYSWYSSSTRSSPVSSSDDDSVSTVSQDRFSRGRRDSVSSDFSDISESAADYFSRSNRRGSIVSDLDDLSIPDLDALDEKCDKQYSDYSRPSSRCATPGLSAATLASLGGTSSRRGSADTGSVIDPDTSLSELRDIYELKDQIQDVEGRYMQGLKELKESLAEVEEKYKKAMVSNAQLDNDKANLIYQVDTLKDVIEEMEEQMAEMKREVEDKSKELERQKHTCTVLQHKQEELKEGIRQRDELIEESQRMQTKLDTLTREVFDLQETINWKDKKIGALERQKEYFDCIRNERDELRDELADIKGKSKAGEKHGLVIIPDGTPNGDVNHEPLSSGITVVSQEAAQVLESAGEGPLDVRLRKLAEEKDELLAQIRKLKMQLEEERQKHSKIDSAYTDGERMENGTDLHFIEMQRDANRQMSEYKFKLSKAEQEMGTMEQNINRLEGQVSRYKAAADNSEKVEDELKAEKRKLQRELRTSLDKIEEMEMTNNHLVKRLEKMKANRNALLSQQ